A single window of Treponema denticola ATCC 35405 DNA harbors:
- a CDS encoding tail fiber yields the protein MNLRSNDKSSEALTVGSLKVLGKLENGALNSIHTHLKSSDAQQSKIIADIEKLYENISADGVITANEKQILKKEVGIIETEYPIILQKAQNAKKGESEINAFKVAFKALRDYLFIDLKIFDEMSEALDVDREVFNKKFADYYKSRAVLQVASDAENYLSFPTDTDILSLLNFDETPQALPAPTPSFTAWQSKIIELDCTNKTEIKMTFEEALNNVIILSGELKNDFTLKLFFDKQNGNGAKQYLIVYKLTGIFNVTIQTEEPATNKVSQNINAKTFGLGCYAVVDFRGHVWAFEGNIKQSLIDEILQHTENKLSNNAQQTITNFKNEINNFYLEEKNKMLNFIQEKTNELENAHRDRFIKESGAIGEVRYFTNKKYTYGYLYANGYSFIPELYPEFYQFWLENFGDRNKKNYLGYDSFGYPKLPDLRGVALRAVDDGSDRGGAALALEFQGDAIRNLKGRVGVQGNDGYPNLTAGVFHTLDTGYIDSGTSQASSYLRLLGFDASRVVPTAEDNRVKSYGVYPFIKVI from the coding sequence ATGAATCTAAGATCAAACGATAAAAGCTCTGAAGCTTTGACCGTAGGAAGTTTAAAAGTTTTAGGCAAGTTAGAAAACGGAGCATTAAATTCTATTCATACTCATTTAAAAAGCTCGGATGCACAACAATCAAAGATTATTGCAGATATTGAAAAGCTGTACGAGAATATATCGGCGGACGGAGTTATTACGGCAAATGAAAAGCAAATTTTAAAAAAAGAAGTCGGTATTATTGAAACGGAATATCCTATTATTTTACAAAAAGCTCAAAATGCGAAAAAAGGCGAATCAGAGATAAATGCTTTCAAAGTAGCTTTTAAAGCCTTAAGGGATTATCTTTTTATAGACTTAAAAATCTTTGATGAGATGTCGGAAGCCTTAGACGTTGATAGAGAAGTTTTTAATAAAAAATTTGCAGATTATTATAAGTCCCGGGCAGTCTTGCAAGTTGCAAGTGATGCCGAAAATTACTTATCATTCCCCACCGATACCGACATTTTAAGTCTTCTGAACTTTGATGAAACACCCCAAGCTCTGCCCGCTCCAACCCCTTCATTTACAGCTTGGCAATCTAAAATCATAGAGCTTGATTGTACAAATAAAACAGAAATCAAAATGACTTTTGAAGAAGCTTTAAATAACGTTATAATTTTATCTGGAGAATTAAAAAACGATTTTACATTAAAACTTTTCTTTGATAAGCAAAACGGTAACGGAGCTAAGCAGTATTTAATAGTTTATAAATTAACAGGGATTTTTAATGTTACAATTCAAACTGAAGAACCTGCAACTAATAAAGTCTCTCAAAATATAAACGCCAAAACATTCGGGCTTGGCTGCTATGCGGTGGTAGATTTTAGAGGCCACGTGTGGGCCTTTGAAGGCAATATTAAGCAATCCTTAATTGATGAAATTTTGCAGCATACGGAAAATAAACTTAGCAATAATGCACAACAAACAATTACCAATTTTAAGAATGAAATAAATAATTTTTATCTTGAAGAAAAAAATAAAATGCTTAATTTTATTCAAGAAAAAACTAACGAGTTGGAGAATGCTCACAGAGACCGGTTTATTAAAGAGTCGGGAGCAATCGGCGAGGTAAGATACTTTACAAACAAAAAATATACCTACGGCTATTTATATGCAAACGGCTATTCGTTTATTCCGGAACTTTACCCCGAGTTTTATCAATTTTGGCTTGAGAACTTTGGGGATAGAAACAAGAAAAACTATCTAGGCTATGACTCTTTCGGCTATCCGAAACTGCCTGACTTGCGAGGCGTTGCATTAAGAGCAGTCGATGACGGAAGCGATCGAGGCGGTGCAGCACTAGCACTGGAGTTTCAGGGAGACGCCATTCGAAACCTTAAGGGACGAGTTGGAGTGCAAGGGAATGACGGCTATCCCAATCTTACTGCCGGAGTATTTCACACCCTCGATACGGGGTATATTGACTCTGGAACTTCTCAAGCCAGCAGTTATTTACGGTTATTAGGATTTGACGCCTCTCGTGTAGTCCCTACAGCCGAAGACAATCGAGTTAAATCATACGGGGTATACCCGTTTATAAAAGTTATATAA
- a CDS encoding phage minor structural protein, translating into MSDFNDIILGQNQGRRGQTTYHYLDFGQPNTVFDNNRFEKKNTDLSFLSSQNQIREIEEREKKRKKNQDRYLINLSDGEYEILNAAIANSEIPEDEAYRFASAYKYSKQFNMPLSYTYEHLEDLNNWWLGPVKKTPQSAFTSIVNSFALGNNTVKLGGLGAQLLKAEHNGDVKEIQRLQNEIKEIEEDNEYLKDDMPRTWFTKLLQSGAQTIPFSAHVFIPSALGSIIAPGIGTAAGFARSMEMQTGLEYLDLKKAGVKADLAKKMAIMSGGLQAAIEVSLGNVASITGKGLGADKIVSKMITRLNAKGTMGHIAKGLMHYGVDTFSEGVEEAVQELVSAGTKELAAVLQGEGVETDDAWTIAGNVWESFKGGMAGSLVLGVPGAVKFTKANVQEANNIKKSAIVNPSKEDFIRKNKDNAMFEGMTEADKKENLSSIYEAQKESRESFQKAKIDDYDEWLHHNARIEGEVMRDKDGEIIYETDEEGNIIKEKDENGEEQPVPKRWGKASDVVRHGDRLYITEGQKHEKTNGNIEGEYIVGDPTQETEYNDYGHIYYSFDKEKNTVTIKNVRVQSDEYQGIIKEFVRDFGEKFNGAKIEWNPKGETLQKIKAELIAENPNGKENGLQYFTENSPEEVRENIKLTERLKETMPNLTDEERHTATVIFDALAKGAGMDAQTYLDTYYSDEILTNTPPADLEKIAAQEEVDTKDIKGAAAFKEMQGDIKALVYVGKKADFSTFVHEAAHVARKTLNGDLLIQAESAFDVKDGKWTRAQEEEFAQGFEQYLKEGVAPTEELKNIFQKAAEFLSRIYKNLKEIIGINDDIRKVYDELLGKDNSTLKQAEERIDNENESNSVFIKNILSSVDAVKQALEGVKNTDIKNKETGIIARLSSTGINKMTSNKAVEKSEANGFTRKEHYGAVAEIKVLYEKAKLLNTHTDIKNERSNIVSIKRFTAALTLSDGKSGEALITLKETEEHGHRIYSLELDEIIKPEQRWEAENDKSQRWETAKNSGTPTAQADSSITENIEAVNTEKTEKGKINEAYEKATQAAREAMQNSIKAAEERKEDIRLNGAQYEAETIEYYKKNFPGLDGEAIKAKIQEDAKSAHTSYEEFTANRALEQRRLNDMGDMLFQTEPVTQEEIDFKENADEYRKGIDKYFNGNLKGNEVLTVTKRTPAILRAVGFEDKPITVTGAVLKHITDKHKDITQAILKTLPEQLLDPIAVFKSQNESQPNSRLIFTEHIIDGKPVIAAIEMNYEDKHGTINSIRSVYERDIIAKSGWNTLQGWIDNGNLLYVDDKRADEWSAITGVSFPLEAFSKLNPSNSIIGENAGNVNTGVLKKSDIIGDNPQAIYFQTEAETYKEIAEASESGGEETAREHLESIVIGESPSEAYRFLYADNEERAKADKAYRDSLTPELEKALQKDLKDENIKNDTFIKMMENREAMREFMKAYIKAENQGFTELKDLMQSSGGAFSTIAYQITNGKPLTEKQHTIALNYIKEDLQGFRNIFAELNGFNALRSLTEKEKAWTETYAKAVSENHTEEKQIRKSRAEIQDEMFIEEMEDVQKVEELVKEAANIYYFDFDNFKPADEQEADYRDDLKRKQSRINREMKNHAWKSQMANAFRGKDFSKNSIKNIQGQMRNNPRSYRSLYADIMGREDMKVKDAETTDSIIKTKLKSRPDIGVKLDELKLENMSPAEKQQLIKVINDKEMEDRINKGTITSEDIKQIEGLIQEKNKNIKELEKQIAKLKEDNAYDSRIIHNLEEQLKNERINRKVLTDTVKARDVALKAVMKRVNLKVCNAEEAEALAAVQMFLKKDVQKALNATIDKDDPRIREAYALWSTNEEYRKTLARMAGNKKGWETLRNLLENKPIGEWTADDKKLAQRLIPARNKFFSLGLYNRTEKNFLDMRTEDLTDKQIEKLASTVLPDSMIAKLKHQPLSQWTVDELIDLAKVIEKTYREGRQKYSAKKATEKFEAYLIRDMGIKNFIHKKGFDEKAATWSDVEKQKKGGLQALRRKLKYAAMRPYAFIEMLDGGSRGVLYDLLEFEQRECYNRFKAGMDTRLSHFNEFMEKNGLKVADLEKKILFENFYVGKDKKDLTLSVSEIIGAYLASFDEKSRAAVQYGNFAEQDERDIAKQSNSYGALDTFSEMRYGRVLEKAEELIRSDEKIKNLVDYLKKEYKAEGLRLKDHNRTVNNIITEIRDDYFPMLRLDVSGEEDARKVQKKIVGEHATGTRHGIEKGQTKARIDIGKGNQSPIKLNAVNTFLESVEANERLYAYDKYAQKLNRVIKGYDSKQFRRTLEAAYGNEALRYLDKQVNTIVDPTAGRVYSDTDKMLRMLRGNTAAAYLGWKMSGIIKQGLTSPAPFMQYVNPVNYAKAALDLTIYNKEMMEFIHSRSKLMQDRSFDMMQGIVDELAKEAKTKGGKAITKLQQKGMEGLEWIDKACVAPGWLAAFREEEGRLRKANTSLEKPLTDLEIDLKATQWADDVLVRTQPSGRAEELAPLFREGGEALRMLLQFQSSLNVIYNNIRHDLPNAIKNKQYKRAAGIITGYALAGLAVGAITEGFGDDKDEPEDKIRRGIFYTFTQATDSIPLINGMITGFAEKAITGKTKYKGNSNVFVAAEKFIDGSKALTDADIKKAAQKYWEASALTLGLPTSGVKEAFYTAEQLFNGEMPSALWGRR; encoded by the coding sequence ATGAGCGACTTTAACGATATAATTTTAGGACAAAATCAAGGAAGACGAGGACAGACGACTTATCACTATTTAGATTTTGGACAACCTAACACTGTTTTTGATAATAATAGGTTTGAAAAGAAAAATACAGATTTATCTTTTTTGAGTTCACAAAATCAAATTAGAGAAATAGAGGAAAGAGAAAAAAAACGAAAAAAGAATCAAGATAGATACTTAATAAATTTAAGTGATGGAGAATATGAAATATTAAACGCAGCGATTGCAAATTCTGAAATACCGGAAGATGAGGCCTATAGATTTGCTTCTGCTTATAAATATTCAAAACAGTTTAACATGCCTTTATCCTACACTTATGAACACTTGGAAGATTTAAACAACTGGTGGTTAGGTCCGGTAAAAAAAACACCCCAAAGTGCTTTTACTTCTATCGTTAATAGTTTTGCTTTAGGAAATAATACCGTAAAATTAGGCGGACTTGGAGCCCAACTTTTAAAAGCAGAACACAACGGAGATGTAAAAGAAATTCAAAGGTTACAAAATGAAATAAAAGAAATAGAAGAAGATAATGAATATCTAAAAGATGATATGCCTCGTACATGGTTTACGAAATTATTACAATCAGGAGCACAAACAATTCCTTTTTCGGCCCATGTTTTTATACCTTCGGCTTTAGGCTCTATAATCGCACCCGGAATAGGTACGGCCGCCGGTTTTGCAAGGTCCATGGAAATGCAGACAGGATTGGAATATTTAGATTTAAAAAAAGCAGGGGTTAAAGCTGATCTAGCCAAAAAAATGGCTATAATGTCGGGCGGTTTACAAGCAGCTATTGAAGTTTCTTTAGGTAATGTTGCAAGTATTACAGGCAAAGGCTTGGGTGCTGATAAGATAGTCAGTAAAATGATTACAAGATTAAACGCCAAAGGAACAATGGGCCATATTGCTAAGGGCTTAATGCATTATGGAGTAGATACATTTAGCGAGGGTGTTGAAGAAGCCGTACAAGAATTAGTAAGTGCAGGAACAAAAGAATTAGCAGCCGTCTTACAAGGTGAAGGAGTAGAAACAGACGATGCATGGACTATTGCCGGTAATGTTTGGGAAAGTTTTAAAGGCGGTATGGCAGGTTCTTTAGTTTTAGGAGTACCGGGAGCCGTAAAGTTTACAAAGGCAAATGTGCAGGAAGCAAACAATATAAAAAAATCGGCAATAGTAAATCCTTCAAAAGAAGATTTTATCAGAAAAAATAAAGACAATGCTATGTTTGAAGGAATGACTGAGGCAGATAAAAAAGAAAACTTAAGTTCTATTTATGAGGCACAAAAAGAGAGTAGAGAGAGTTTTCAAAAAGCAAAGATTGATGATTATGATGAATGGCTTCATCATAATGCCAGAATTGAAGGCGAAGTGATGAGAGATAAGGACGGCGAAATCATATATGAAACAGATGAAGAAGGAAACATCATCAAAGAAAAAGACGAAAACGGAGAAGAACAACCTGTACCTAAAAGATGGGGCAAGGCCTCTGATGTTGTAAGACATGGAGATAGGCTTTATATTACCGAAGGACAAAAACATGAAAAAACAAACGGGAATATAGAAGGTGAATACATAGTGGGAGATCCCACGCAAGAAACAGAGTATAACGATTACGGACATATTTATTATTCTTTTGACAAGGAGAAAAATACCGTAACGATTAAAAATGTAAGAGTGCAAAGTGATGAATATCAAGGGATTATAAAAGAGTTTGTAAGAGACTTTGGAGAAAAATTTAATGGAGCAAAAATTGAATGGAATCCTAAAGGTGAAACCTTACAAAAGATAAAAGCCGAACTTATAGCCGAAAATCCGAACGGAAAGGAAAACGGATTACAGTATTTTACAGAAAATAGCCCTGAAGAAGTAAGAGAGAATATAAAACTTACAGAGCGTTTAAAAGAAACAATGCCTAACTTAACCGATGAGGAGCGGCACACGGCAACGGTTATTTTTGATGCCTTAGCTAAGGGTGCAGGTATGGACGCGCAAACTTATTTGGATACATACTATTCTGATGAGATTTTAACTAACACCCCGCCTGCAGACCTTGAAAAGATAGCGGCACAAGAAGAAGTAGACACAAAGGATATAAAGGGAGCTGCTGCCTTTAAAGAAATGCAAGGGGATATAAAAGCCTTAGTTTATGTAGGTAAAAAGGCAGATTTTAGTACATTTGTACATGAGGCGGCTCATGTTGCACGAAAGACTTTAAACGGAGACTTATTGATACAGGCGGAATCGGCTTTTGATGTAAAGGACGGCAAATGGACAAGAGCACAAGAAGAAGAATTTGCACAAGGGTTTGAACAATATTTAAAGGAAGGTGTGGCTCCTACAGAGGAATTAAAAAACATATTCCAAAAGGCTGCTGAGTTTTTAAGCCGTATTTATAAAAACTTAAAAGAAATAATCGGAATAAATGATGATATACGCAAGGTATATGATGAGCTTTTAGGAAAAGATAACAGTACCTTAAAACAGGCAGAAGAACGCATTGATAATGAGAACGAAAGCAATAGTGTATTTATAAAAAATATTTTATCGTCAGTCGATGCAGTAAAACAAGCTCTTGAAGGTGTAAAAAATACAGATATAAAGAATAAAGAAACAGGCATAATAGCTCGTTTATCTTCTACCGGAATAAATAAGATGACAAGCAATAAGGCGGTAGAAAAATCTGAAGCTAACGGTTTTACGCGTAAAGAACATTACGGAGCAGTTGCAGAAATAAAAGTTCTTTATGAAAAAGCAAAATTACTTAATACTCATACAGATATAAAAAATGAACGCTCAAATATAGTAAGTATAAAACGTTTTACAGCAGCCTTGACATTATCAGACGGTAAAAGCGGCGAAGCACTCATAACATTAAAAGAAACAGAAGAGCATGGGCATAGAATATACTCGCTTGAACTTGATGAAATAATTAAGCCTGAGCAAAGATGGGAAGCCGAAAACGACAAATCCCAAAGGTGGGAGACGGCTAAAAATAGCGGCACACCCACGGCTCAGGCTGATTCCAGTATAACCGAAAACATCGAAGCCGTCAATACAGAAAAGACAGAAAAGGGAAAGATAAACGAAGCATACGAAAAGGCGACGCAGGCAGCACGGGAAGCAATGCAAAACAGCATAAAGGCAGCAGAAGAACGCAAAGAGGATATAAGATTAAACGGTGCACAGTATGAAGCTGAAACTATTGAATATTATAAAAAGAACTTTCCCGGGCTTGATGGTGAGGCTATAAAGGCAAAAATACAAGAAGATGCAAAAAGTGCCCATACAAGTTATGAGGAGTTTACTGCCAATAGAGCCCTTGAACAAAGACGGCTTAATGATATGGGAGATATGCTTTTTCAAACGGAGCCGGTAACTCAGGAAGAAATAGATTTTAAAGAAAATGCAGATGAGTATAGAAAGGGAATTGATAAGTACTTTAACGGAAATTTAAAGGGAAATGAGGTTTTAACGGTAACAAAACGCACACCTGCGATTTTACGGGCAGTAGGTTTTGAGGATAAGCCTATAACGGTAACGGGTGCAGTTCTTAAACATATAACCGATAAACATAAGGATATAACACAAGCCATATTAAAAACCTTGCCGGAACAGCTGCTTGATCCTATAGCGGTTTTTAAGTCGCAAAATGAAAGCCAACCTAACAGCCGCTTAATTTTTACTGAGCATATCATAGACGGTAAGCCGGTAATTGCTGCTATAGAGATGAATTATGAAGATAAGCACGGAACAATAAATTCAATCCGAAGTGTTTATGAAAGAGACATAATAGCAAAAAGCGGATGGAATACTTTACAAGGTTGGATAGATAATGGAAATCTATTGTATGTAGACGATAAAAGGGCTGATGAATGGAGCGCAATCACCGGGGTATCATTCCCCTTAGAGGCATTCTCCAAACTCAACCCTTCTAATAGTATTATCGGCGAAAATGCAGGAAATGTCAATACAGGAGTTTTGAAAAAAAGTGATATTATAGGCGATAACCCGCAAGCTATTTATTTTCAAACGGAGGCGGAAACTTACAAGGAAATAGCCGAGGCTTCAGAATCGGGAGGAGAAGAAACCGCTAGGGAACATTTAGAAAGTATTGTTATCGGAGAAAGCCCAAGTGAAGCATATAGGTTTTTATATGCAGACAATGAAGAAAGGGCCAAGGCTGATAAGGCATATAGAGACTCTTTAACGCCTGAACTTGAAAAGGCTTTACAAAAAGATTTAAAAGATGAAAACATAAAAAACGATACATTTATTAAAATGATGGAAAACCGTGAGGCTATGCGGGAGTTTATGAAAGCTTATATAAAAGCAGAAAATCAAGGTTTTACAGAGCTGAAAGATTTAATGCAAAGCTCAGGCGGAGCATTTTCTACAATCGCATATCAAATAACGAATGGTAAACCTTTAACCGAAAAACAACATACTATAGCCTTAAATTATATTAAAGAGGATTTACAAGGCTTTAGAAATATCTTTGCAGAACTTAACGGCTTTAATGCTTTAAGAAGCCTGACAGAAAAGGAGAAAGCATGGACTGAAACTTATGCAAAGGCGGTAAGTGAAAATCATACAGAGGAAAAACAGATCCGTAAGTCCAGAGCTGAAATTCAAGATGAAATGTTTATTGAAGAAATGGAAGATGTACAAAAAGTAGAAGAGCTTGTAAAAGAAGCCGCTAATATTTACTATTTTGATTTTGATAACTTTAAACCGGCAGACGAACAAGAAGCGGATTATCGCGATGACTTAAAACGAAAACAATCAAGAATAAATAGAGAAATGAAAAATCACGCATGGAAAAGTCAAATGGCAAACGCCTTTAGAGGCAAGGATTTTTCTAAAAACTCCATAAAAAATATTCAAGGGCAGATGAGAAATAACCCACGTTCTTATCGTTCGCTTTATGCGGATATAATGGGCCGTGAAGATATGAAGGTTAAAGATGCCGAAACAACGGATTCAATCATTAAAACAAAGCTCAAAAGCCGACCGGATATCGGTGTTAAACTGGATGAATTAAAGCTTGAAAATATGAGCCCTGCAGAAAAGCAACAGCTTATCAAGGTAATCAATGATAAGGAAATGGAAGATCGTATCAATAAAGGAACAATTACAAGTGAAGACATAAAACAGATAGAAGGACTTATTCAAGAAAAAAATAAAAATATAAAGGAACTTGAAAAGCAGATTGCCAAATTAAAAGAAGATAATGCATACGATAGCAGAATTATTCACAATTTGGAAGAACAATTAAAAAATGAAAGAATAAATAGAAAAGTCTTAACCGATACGGTTAAAGCCCGTGATGTTGCTTTAAAAGCGGTTATGAAAAGAGTAAATTTAAAAGTATGTAACGCAGAGGAAGCGGAAGCTTTAGCAGCAGTTCAAATGTTTTTAAAAAAAGATGTACAAAAAGCTTTAAACGCAACCATCGATAAAGATGATCCTAGAATAAGAGAAGCTTATGCTTTATGGTCAACAAATGAGGAATACAGAAAAACTTTAGCTAGAATGGCAGGAAATAAAAAAGGCTGGGAGACTTTAAGAAATCTTCTTGAAAATAAGCCTATAGGAGAATGGACGGCCGATGATAAAAAGCTCGCACAAAGACTAATACCGGCCCGAAATAAGTTTTTTAGTTTAGGTCTTTATAACCGCACAGAAAAGAACTTTTTAGACATGAGAACAGAAGATTTAACGGATAAACAAATAGAAAAACTAGCCTCAACCGTTTTACCCGATTCAATGATCGCAAAATTAAAACACCAGCCTTTAAGTCAATGGACGGTTGATGAGCTTATAGACTTAGCAAAGGTTATAGAAAAAACTTATAGAGAAGGTAGACAAAAATATTCTGCTAAAAAAGCAACAGAAAAATTTGAAGCTTACTTAATTAGAGATATGGGTATAAAAAACTTTATACACAAAAAAGGTTTTGATGAAAAGGCTGCAACTTGGAGCGATGTAGAAAAACAAAAAAAAGGAGGCTTACAGGCTTTAAGGCGGAAATTAAAGTATGCGGCGATGAGGCCTTACGCTTTTATAGAAATGCTTGACGGCGGAAGCCGAGGCGTTCTATATGACTTATTGGAATTTGAGCAACGAGAATGTTACAATCGGTTTAAGGCTGGGATGGATACCCGCTTAAGTCATTTTAATGAGTTTATGGAAAAAAACGGATTAAAAGTTGCAGACTTAGAAAAAAAGATATTGTTTGAAAATTTTTATGTAGGAAAGGATAAAAAGGATTTAACATTAAGTGTAAGCGAGATAATAGGTGCCTACCTTGCCAGTTTTGACGAAAAAAGCCGAGCGGCTGTCCAATACGGAAACTTTGCAGAGCAAGACGAAAGAGATATTGCAAAACAATCAAATAGTTATGGAGCATTAGATACTTTTTCCGAAATGAGATACGGCAGGGTTCTTGAAAAAGCGGAAGAATTAATCCGGAGCGATGAAAAAATTAAAAACCTTGTGGATTATCTAAAAAAAGAATATAAAGCTGAAGGGCTAAGATTAAAAGACCATAACCGCACTGTAAATAATATTATTACGGAAATACGAGATGATTACTTTCCAATGTTGAGGCTTGATGTATCAGGAGAAGAAGATGCTCGAAAAGTGCAAAAAAAGATTGTAGGAGAGCACGCAACAGGCACAAGGCACGGTATAGAAAAAGGACAAACTAAGGCCCGTATCGATATAGGAAAGGGGAATCAATCACCTATTAAGTTGAATGCAGTAAATACATTCTTAGAAAGCGTAGAAGCAAACGAGAGGCTTTATGCTTATGATAAATATGCCCAAAAATTAAACAGGGTTATAAAAGGTTATGATTCAAAACAATTTAGACGAACTCTTGAAGCAGCATACGGAAACGAAGCTTTAAGGTACCTTGATAAGCAGGTAAACACGATTGTAGATCCGACAGCCGGACGAGTTTATTCAGATACGGATAAGATGCTAAGAATGTTGAGAGGAAATACGGCAGCCGCTTATTTAGGCTGGAAGATGTCAGGGATTATAAAGCAAGGTTTAACAAGCCCTGCCCCATTTATGCAGTATGTCAACCCCGTAAATTATGCAAAGGCTGCCTTAGATTTAACGATATATAATAAGGAGATGATGGAATTTATTCACTCACGAAGTAAACTAATGCAGGACAGAAGCTTTGATATGATGCAGGGTATAGTTGATGAACTCGCAAAAGAGGCTAAGACTAAAGGCGGCAAAGCTATTACTAAATTACAACAAAAAGGAATGGAAGGCCTAGAGTGGATAGATAAGGCTTGTGTTGCTCCGGGCTGGCTTGCGGCTTTTAGAGAAGAAGAAGGGAGACTTAGAAAAGCTAATACAAGTCTTGAAAAGCCCTTAACCGATTTGGAAATAGATTTGAAAGCTACGCAATGGGCCGATGATGTATTGGTAAGAACGCAGCCGTCAGGAAGGGCCGAAGAATTAGCACCGCTTTTTAGAGAGGGAGGTGAAGCCTTAAGAATGCTTTTACAATTTCAAAGCTCACTTAATGTTATTTACAATAATATAAGGCACGATCTACCCAATGCGATAAAGAATAAGCAGTATAAAAGAGCAGCCGGAATAATCACGGGTTACGCTTTAGCCGGTCTTGCCGTGGGAGCTATTACCGAGGGGTTTGGAGATGATAAAGATGAGCCAGAAGATAAAATACGCCGAGGTATTTTTTACACTTTTACGCAAGCAACGGACAGCATACCTTTAATCAATGGCATGATAACAGGCTTTGCAGAAAAGGCAATTACCGGTAAAACAAAATATAAAGGTAACTCTAATGTGTTTGTAGCTGCAGAAAAGTTTATAGACGGTTCAAAAGCCTTAACCGATGCAGATATAAAAAAAGCCGCTCAAAAATATTGGGAAGCTTCAGCCCTTACATTGGGACTACCAACATCTGGTGTAAAAGAAGCCTTTTATACAGCAGAACAACTTTTTAATGGAGAGATGCCTAGCGCCTTATGGGGCCGAAGATAA
- a CDS encoding LamG domain-containing protein, translated as MEAINYANGSNMTLPADAQIVQGVSGNAVYLPAGAGTMPIAGNRNELTISLWRQWDGVVEADAYRGVFATANIKAYFDQTTDFLTIELAEVKTVTDIKDDQEQAHWCFLFSKNSFFKVYKNAELKAEVTAGNYPVDFSEGFTLGGGRTHATFDEVRMYKAVVTESEIRGLYRLVTKGTQVQQLKNIVTEATPKYLGVVETVPDTKTAIITKGERLGAVDANSGDWVLSGRTIGGWKVGVCYKWSGAQWLNLEPEVNYAKEYQSCLVHMFQIEELKQQTGHFGALFAKVLVAQKAMIDELLVNQAFIKNLVVQKLKIDTDDTTNQDFEAWFDELNGLKIRNKGEEIFKIDTNGDIYIKGATVTANKLIAPTLTEDPQNAVFGEIWFRKGI; from the coding sequence GTGGAAGCAATCAACTACGCAAATGGCTCTAACATGACTTTGCCCGCCGATGCTCAAATTGTTCAAGGTGTATCGGGCAATGCCGTTTATTTACCGGCAGGAGCTGGAACTATGCCGATTGCCGGCAATAGAAACGAACTTACTATCTCGCTTTGGCGGCAATGGGACGGCGTTGTAGAAGCAGACGCCTATAGGGGCGTTTTTGCAACAGCTAATATAAAAGCTTACTTTGACCAAACAACAGACTTTTTAACAATCGAACTTGCCGAGGTTAAAACCGTAACCGACATAAAAGACGACCAAGAGCAGGCGCATTGGTGCTTTCTCTTTTCAAAGAACAGCTTTTTTAAAGTTTACAAAAATGCGGAACTAAAAGCCGAAGTTACGGCAGGAAATTACCCTGTAGATTTTTCCGAAGGCTTTACACTAGGAGGCGGCAGGACTCACGCTACTTTTGATGAAGTTAGAATGTACAAGGCAGTTGTTACCGAGTCGGAAATCCGTGGCCTATATCGTCTTGTAACAAAAGGCACGCAGGTACAGCAGCTTAAAAATATCGTTACAGAGGCAACGCCGAAATATCTAGGTGTCGTTGAAACAGTGCCCGATACAAAAACAGCCATCATCACTAAAGGCGAAAGGCTCGGAGCCGTAGACGCTAACTCCGGCGATTGGGTTCTTTCCGGAAGAACTATAGGAGGCTGGAAGGTCGGGGTGTGCTATAAGTGGAGCGGTGCACAATGGTTAAATCTAGAGCCGGAAGTAAACTATGCAAAAGAGTATCAGTCGTGCTTAGTGCATATGTTCCAGATTGAGGAGTTAAAACAGCAGACGGGGCACTTCGGGGCTTTGTTTGCTAAAGTGCTCGTCGCTCAAAAAGCGATGATTGATGAGCTTTTAGTCAATCAGGCGTTTATTAAAAATCTTGTGGTTCAAAAATTAAAAATTGATACAGACGATACAACTAATCAGGATTTTGAAGCGTGGTTTGATGAGCTGAATGGGTTGAAGATTAGGAATAAGGGAGAAGAGATTTTTAAGATTGATACGAATGGGGATATATATATAAAGGGGGCTACTGTTACAGCAAATAAATTAATTGCACCTACACTAACAGAAGATCCTCAAAATGCCGTGTTTGGCGAAATATGGTTTAGAAAAGGAATATAA